The following proteins come from a genomic window of Petrotoga miotherma DSM 10691:
- a CDS encoding 50S ribosomal protein L11 methyltransferase, with protein MDKYYEFIYELEPNEEEKITDQFIKFGFNFFYIEEDVESSKTFLRLYVKKEEQIKDILDLLSMYGLKLLSKEITEESKWLEEWKKTINAFELIDGVWVNPFSDKKIEKPGIVLNIIPGSAFGTGLHSTTKLAAQLLRKVGCTGKDVIDVGTGSGILSILVKNFGANRVLALDNDSLAIEKAKETAILNDVNIEIRESDLLNTVEEHESFDILVSNIVAEVLIQLMKDPKFDKVLKEKAFIIFSGIIESKERSIIEQAKEVNLVLKDRTEDGSWIALLFQKKT; from the coding sequence ATGGATAAATATTATGAGTTTATTTATGAATTGGAACCTAACGAGGAAGAAAAGATAACAGATCAGTTTATAAAATTTGGATTTAATTTCTTTTATATTGAGGAAGATGTAGAAAGTTCAAAAACATTTCTGAGGTTGTATGTCAAGAAGGAAGAGCAAATCAAAGATATTTTAGATTTGCTTTCTATGTATGGTTTAAAACTGCTTTCGAAAGAAATCACCGAAGAATCAAAATGGTTAGAAGAATGGAAAAAAACAATAAATGCTTTTGAACTTATAGATGGTGTCTGGGTAAATCCTTTCTCCGATAAAAAAATAGAAAAGCCCGGGATAGTATTGAATATAATACCGGGAAGTGCCTTTGGTACCGGTTTACATTCAACCACTAAACTGGCAGCTCAACTTTTGAGAAAGGTTGGTTGTACAGGCAAAGATGTCATTGACGTTGGAACAGGTAGCGGAATATTATCGATTTTGGTTAAAAATTTTGGAGCTAATCGCGTTTTGGCTTTAGATAACGATAGTTTGGCTATAGAAAAAGCTAAGGAAACAGCTATTTTAAACGATGTTAATATTGAAATAAGAGAATCCGATTTGTTAAACACAGTGGAAGAGCATGAAAGTTTTGATATATTAGTTTCTAATATTGTGGCTGAAGTACTGATACAGCTAATGAAAGATCCTAAATTTGATAAAGTACTTAAAGAAAAGGCATTTATCATCTTTTCTGGTATAATTGAAAGTAAAGAAAGATCTATTATTGAGCAAGCAAAAGAAGTGAATTTAGTGTTGAAAGATAGAACGGAGGACGGTTCTTGGATAGCTCTGCTGTTTCAAAAGAAGACTTAA